AGGCATACACGTTATAAAAAACGCATACACGTTGTAAAGTACGTATACACGTTATAAAGTACGAATACACGTTATAAAGTACGCATACACGATATAAAGTACGTATACACGTTATAAGGTACGCATACACGTTATAAAGTACGCATACACGATATACAGTACGTATACACTTTATACGGTACGCATACACGTTATATAGTACGCATACACGATATAAAGTACGTATACACGTTATAACGTACGTATACACGATACAAAGAGCGTAAACACGTTATAAAGTACGCATACACGTTATAAAGTACGTATACACGATATAAAGAGCGTAAACACGTTATAAAGTACGCAAACACATTATTAAGTACGCATACACGTTGTTAAGTACGCATACACGTTGTAAAATACGCAAACACATGACCGTTGTAAAGTACGCATAAACATTGTACAGTACGAGCACATGTGGTAAAGTATGAGTACAGACCACCTGGTAAAGTACGAGTACAGGTGGTAAAGTATGAGTACAGGTGGTAAAGTACGAGCACATGTGGTAAAGTATGAGTACAGGTGGTAAAGTACGAGTACAGGTGGTAAGGTATGAGCACATGTGGTAAAGTATGAGTACAGGTGGTAAAGTAAGAGTACAGGTGGTAAAGTACGAGTACAGGTTGTAAAGTATGAGTACACAAGGTACGGTACGAGTACAGGTGGTAAAGTACGCGTACACGCTGTGTTTTGCATCCTCTTTATTACCTGTAGGGTACACTGTATTCCTTGTGGGTAAATGATAGAGTGTTATGGATGTCAAAGGCCAATCACATAGccttagaatataatataattcatttaaatctttgtaaagaaataaaatgcaacGACTGCTCACTTTGCATAACTTCGCTGGTTGTGCTTCTGCATATTAATTCTAAAGAAGGCTTAAATAAGGTGTAACCTTTcgctattttttgttttcttttatatacaaaacacatTAACGGATCCAGGGGGAGGCGCCCCCGCTCCCTCCACCCTTTAATCGTCCAACTGTACTTTTTAGTTCAATAAAGGtgaaacaaagtaataaaatacgccgaAAAAGGATCTTTAAGatgtagaaaatgtttaaactttcgttGGGGAGTACCCCAAAAAAACCCTGCcatcactttaaacaaaatcaatttagGTCCGGAGGTCACGTCATATCCTTCAACCGCCCCTGAAACATATATCCTTTCAGACATGTTTTGGTCTGTTCACAAACTAAACAAAGCCACATTATATGCGTGtttgaaaaatgtcaaacaatTTGCACTTAAACACGCATCGAATAAAGTAAAGTCTTACTTTTTTATCACACTGAGTTGATTACCTTAAACAATTCATAATATggatatttatatgtttacgTTTAAGGCTATGTATTCATTTAAAGCAATGACTTCCTTGTGATTATTGTGGAATAATAAACACTCGAAACAGGAAAAGAATTACTGGGTTTATAAAAGGCATTTGATGAGCGTTAACAGGCAACAATTTCCTCTCTAAATAAACAGTTTCGATGTTTATTTCACCAGCTAGGAGTCCTACTTTAACGAAAGAATTGTCGCCAGCCGAAGAGAGTTATGAAGATGCAATTAAACGTTGATGCACCCGTTATCATATTGTTAACACTTAATTGTTATAACTTTACTCTCGAAATATCTATACAACACACGTGTATAAAACACGCGACCTAAGCCTCTGATAATCTGACTACTTGTCAGAAGACTCCTAACCAAAGCCACTGACAATTTGACTACATGTCAGAAGACTCCCAACCAAAGCCACTGATAATTTGACTACATGTCAGAAGACTCCCAACCAAAGCATCTGATAATTTGACTACTTGTCAGAAGACTCCTAACCAAAGTCACTGATAATTTGACTACATGTCAGAAGACTCCCAACCAAAGCCACTGATAATTTGACTACTTGTCAGAAGGCTCCCAACCAAAGCCTCTGACAATCTGACTACTTATCAGAAGACTCCTAACCAAAGTCACTGATAATTTGACTACATGTCAGAAGACTCCCAACCAAAGCCACTGATAATTTGACTACATGTCAGAAGACTCCTAACCAAAGCCACTGATAATTTGACTACTTGTCAGAAGACTCCTAACCAAAGTCACTGATAATTTGACTACATGTCAGAAGACTCCCAACCAAAGCCACTGATAATTTGACTACTTGTCAGAAGGCTCCCAACCAAAGCCTCTGACAATCTGACTACTTATCAGAAGACTCCTAACCAAAGCCACTGACAATCTGACTACTTGTCAGAAGACTCCTAACCAAAGCCACTGATAATTTGACTACTTGTCAGAAGACTCCTAACCAAAGCCACTGATAATTTGACTACTTGTCAGAAGACTCCTAACCAAAGCCACTGATAATTTGATTACATGTCAGAAGACTCCCAACCAAAGTCACTGATAATTTGACTACATGTCAGAAGACTTCTAACCAAAGCCACTGATAATTTGACTACATGTCAGAAGACTCCCAACCAAAGCCACTGATAATTTGACTACATGTCAGAAGACTCCCAACCAAAGCCACTGATAATTTGACTACATGTCAGAAGACTCCCAACCAAAGCCACTGATAATTTGACTACTTGTCAGAAGACTCCCAACCAAAGCCACTGATAATTTGACTACATGTTAGAAGACTCCCAACCAAAGCCACTGATAATTTGATTACATGTCAGAAGACTCCTAACAAAATGCCACTGATAATTTGACTACATGTCAGAAGACTCCTAACCAAAGCCACTGATAATTTGACTACATGTCAGAAGACTCATAACCAAAGCCACTGATAATTTGACTACTTGTCAGAAGACTCCTAACCAAAGCCACTGACAATCTGACTACATGTCAGAAGGCTATTAAATAAAGCCACTGACAATCTGACTACATGTCAGAAGACTCCTAACCAAAGCCACTGACAATTTGACTACTTGTCAGAAGGCTCCCAACCAAAGCCACTGATAATGTGATTACATGTCAGAAGACTCCTAACCAAAGTCACTGATAATTTGACTACATGTCAGAAGACTCCCAACCAAAGCCACTGATAATTTGACTACATGTCAGAAGACTCCTAACCAAAGTCACTGATAATTTGACTACATGTCAGAAGACTCATAAACAAAGCCACTGATAATTTGACTACATGTCAGAAGACTCCTAACCAAAGTCACTGATAATTTGACTACATGTCAGAAGACTTCTAACCAAAGCCACTGATAATTTGACTACTTGTCAGAAGACTCCTAACCAAAGCCACTGATAATTTGACTTCTTGTCAGAAGACTCCTAACCAAAGCCACTGACAATCTGACTACATGTCAGAAGGCTATTAACCAAAGCCACTGACAATCTGACTACATGTCAGAAGACTCCTAACCAAAGCCACTGACAATTTGACTACTTGTCAGAAGGCACCCAACCAAAGCCACTGATAATTTGATTACATGTCAGAAGACTCCTAACAAAAGCCACTGATAATTTGACTACATGTCAGAAGACTCATAACCAAAGCCACTGATAATTTGACTACATGTCAGAAGACTCCTAACCAAAGTCACTGATAATTTGAATACATGTCAGAAGACTCCTAACCAAAGCAACTGATAATTTGACTACTTGTCAGAAGACTCCTAACCAAAGCCACTGATAATTTGACTACTTGTCAGAAGACTCCCAACCAAAGCCACTGACAATCTGACTACATGTCAGAAGGCTATTAACCAAAGCCACTGTCAATTTGACTACATGTCAAAAGGCTCCTAACCAAAGCCACTGATAATTTGACTACTTGTCAGAAGGCTCCCAACCAAAGCCACTGATAATTTGACTACTTGTCAGAAGACTCCTAACCAAAGTCACTGATAATTTGAATACATGTCAGAAGACTCCTAACCAAAGCAACTGATAATTTGACTACTTGTCAGAAGACTCCCAACCAAAGCCACTGATAATTTGACTACTTGTCAGAAGACTCCCAACCAAAGCCACTGACAATCTGACTACATGTCAGAAGGCTATTAACCAAAGCCACTGTCAATTTGACTACATGTCAAAAGGCTCCTAACCAAAGCCACTGATAATTTGACTACTTGTCAGAAGGCTCCCAACCAAAGCCACTGATAATTTGACTACTTGTCAGAAGACTCCCAACCAAAGCCACTGACAATCTGACTACATGTCAGAAGGCTATTAACCAAAGCCACTGTCAATTTGACTACATGTCAAAAGGCTCCTAACCAAAGCCACTGATAATTTGACTACTTGTCAGAAGGCTCCCAACCAAAGCCACTGATAATTTGACTTCTTGTCAGAAGGCTCCCAACCAAAGCCACTGACAATCTGACTACTTGTCAGAAGGCTCCTAACCAAAGCCACTGTTAATCTGACTACTTGTCGGAAGGCTCCTAACCAAAGCCACTGTCAATTTGACTACATGTCAGGAGGCTCCCAACCAAAGCCACTGACAATTTGACTACTTGTCAGAAGGCTCCTAACCAAAGCCACTGATAATTTGACTACTTGTCAGAAGACTCCTAACCAAAGCCACTGACAATCTGACTACTTCTCAGAAAACTCCTAACCAAAGCCACTGACAATCTGACTACTTCTCAGAAAACTCCTAACCAAAGCCACTGACAATCTGACTACTTCTCAGAAAACTCCTAACCAAAGCCACTGACAATCTGACTACTTCTCAGAAAACTCCTAACCAAAGCCACTGACAATCTGACTACTTGTCAGGAAACTGCTAACCACCGATGTTGTTCGTGTCCGTAAAAAGCTGCTGTCGTTGTGAGCCTTATCAGGCACTAGACTACCCTCGTGGTAACAGTGGGCCACGTATATAACCCTGTACATCGACAAGGCATTTAAAGAAAAggcaaataatacaaatatacacattatcGGCAAAATTTCGCCATCACTAATTCTACTGCTGTTATGAGAGCCTGAAATGATCCCGATGATACGATGATATTATCGGGATCATTTAAGGCGCTCATAACAGCAGTAGAATTAGTCGAAAAGACCTGTGTGATGGCGAAATATTGCCGATAGtgagtatataaaataattaaaaatatatatatttttaattggaTTCCTGCTACAATTTGGAATACCCGGTAAGATGTTTGTGTcatttcgatgtaaaaatgattattcttAGCGCAGAACGTAGTGATATGCTTAGGATTGGTATATTAGCTACAAGTCATGTCTGAACTGGACGTTTACCGTTTTCATGACGAATTGTGTTTTGGAGAGTTTCTTCTCttgtcaattatataacccttgtggatttttagattttatagaAGGTTGAAATATCGTCGTCAAATCATGATTAATAGCTGTATTGTGTCCCATGACGTGATAAGCAGcccataaaatgttgttgttttttcatcttcaggatcaagactgattttacccagctgaggccacaggcaactatttaaagtaagccaggggcagctgttggtgtctgaatcatacattcaagtctctgtggTATTCATTACCACGTTTGTTTCGGTGAAAGTTTAAGTACGTGTTCGGAAAAAAGGCGCAAGGGTGACAACACACTAGCCTAAAATGCTGTCGTCACAAATCACTAAATGCCGCCGGCCGACGTTGTAAATGCCAGTTTTCACTAAATATCGGCCGGTGGCAGGACTGCGGCAGTAACGATCGGCCGGCGGCAGTCGGCATTTTAAGCAGCTgagattttaagaaaaagttaaatttctggCGACGTCGTGGcgattttttctatttttgcaaATCGGCAGGTGGCAGGACGGGCGCATTTTTTGTTCGCGCGGTGGCAGGCAAGTGGCAGGCTCGAGACCTCAAGAGTCTACAAAAATCGGCCGGTGACTGCTAGAAACTAACTGCCACTCTCCAGCACCCGGCCTGCCACCGCTCTGCCACCGACATGCCACCGCCCGATTTCAATATATCAGCCGGTGGCAGCGCGGAGGCTGGGAGGCGGCAGTCAATGTCGGTAGGTGGCAGGACTGCGATCTGCCGATTTCAGACTACCAGACATTAGTTTATAATGAATTGACTATTACCATACATAATCAACCGGAAATCGGCCTGCCACCGTCAGATATCGGGCGGGCGCAGAGCGATGGCAGCTAGATCGCTCAATCGCCGGCCGGCGGCAGTTGTAAACGGGCTGTCCCCCGCCAGATCGCAGGGCGGTGGCAGTTCAATTCTAGCTGCCGCCGCCCTGCCACCTAACTGCCACTTGCCGGATATTTTGGGGTGTCACGTTTCCCGCGAGCCTTTGAAACCAACTGCCGCCGACAGGCGGCATTTTGTTGGCAGTTATATGTGACTGCTCTCAGCGATGTGTAAAATATCGACCGGCGGCAGCCAACATCACGACTCTGCCGATGTCTAAAATCGGCCGGCGGAATTTAGCAATTGTGACTCTAGCATTTATAGCGCTTTTAATTAAACTATACTCGAAAATAAAGAGTCAGTTTAAAGCTTTTGTGAATGTGAGTGTAGCCTAGTATAATGCACATTGATTAGTTTAATGCACCCCACATGCATGTACTAAGATAAATTAAGTACTCACGCTTGTGGGTTGTCCATAGTTGTCTTAATTATTTCTATAATGcaatttagaatacaacctacatttaaaGCCAATGAAAGTGCAGACAGTCAATCATTATGTACTAGAgttaaatcattaagaatttcacctttcgcgggtgtttaaaggtccgcctactgtcaatcatccgatacacaccCAGTGTCAGATTTTGTCAATGATCAGTATGtatattctaagtcagttagatgacctgaagtaaacCTACGCTCACTCCCCCCAATCTTATTCATTAgaaatttacttcatgtcatctaactattacgaAAACAATGTATACCAGTAGCAAAATACTTCCTATGATCAAGGAGCAAAGCCATTCAAACAAACAGCAGGGGAAACTGGGGGTTTAAATCTATGTTAAAGTACTTACTAAGTCCAAAACTACCATGTAAACtagaataaaacattatgtgTATTTGAAATCCTTTGATCACCAATGAGTGGGTACCCATGAAAGTGGTCTGAAGAAAGAAAAACGAAACTGCAACAGCTTTATTTTAACATAAGTTTACTTGCCTGTATGAACTAATATTAGTATTCATTGTATATCAGAAGTCTGAAAATAAACACGCTTATCCATTCATAGCGTCTACTTATCGTATTGTGTCTGGTTTGATTCCTCACATTATTACAATTGTATGACAATaggttttaattttataactaTCAATACACCACACGTTTCTGTATACAAGCGAACAGAGCCTTCGTCTGACAAACTATTTGACGCGGTAGAAGACTTCGTAATCGCTGGAGCTCCGCTCCCCGCCTCCGTATGGAATGTACGCGCAGCCGTGATCAACGTGTACTTTGCATGGAACCAAACCACCTTCTTGATGGCAGCGGGCCACGTACATTCCTTTGTCCGTCGACAGGGCATTTTGAGGAACATGGCCGCCGGAGCAAGGTTTCCATTCGTAATGACCAATGGCGTTCACGGGTTGAACGAGGATTTGGTAGTTCTGCACGATGATCTCCTTGCCGCCCCACGGGATATGCGCGCCCGGTAGATGGCAGCCGGCCTTGCCAGGCGTCATTGTGCCATCCTCCATTTTCGCACGGGCGACAAAAAGCGGGCGTCCATCCTCCTCGTATCCGGCTCTCACTGCGGATGGCGGGATACTTCCGCCAGAACAAGATTTCCAAACGGCCATGCTGTCaacagaaaatatattcattgttaGCGAATTCGGCGGTGTTTATAATATGAttcttgttttgaatatttaaatgcatataaagGAACATTGTAAGTTGGAAATCCAAAACTTGTCCCTCGCgcttaaaacatgtttcttcgtggtttaaaaacaaaacaaaaacgttcTCATGCATACacttagtttaatttaaaaagcaCACACTATAATATATTGCATAAGGTTAACACAATCAGGGTTGATGCTAGAACGTGAATTGATGTACAGACCCGCTTTATAAAAGGGTTCTGGGGGTATATTCACCGCGAATAAGTGTAATGCAGGATGTGCATAGGTGCGTTTTTCACTACATATtggaataaaacaacaacacacactcCGACGAACTCACACACGCATGCATGCAAAAAACACATGCACGTACGCAAAAACACACAACCACAAAAAGTACCCTTTcggttttaaatacaattttctacatttgaaattatgaataAGGAGACAATCATTTTTCCTCGATTTGGTGTAATGTCCAGTAGGTGGCGTGATGTTGGTTCAACTCTGGTAGTTTTAGGCGCTAAAAAGTCATTCAGCTTCGAAACGTTTGACTAAACGGGtccagattaaaaaaaaaaacctgttgaattaataatattgtgaGTTTAAATACGGTAGATTGATTGGATCAGCATTAAGTATTATCTAAGAGCATCGTTTTTTGGTATGTGCGTGTTTATAAGTGTAAGATAATAATATTTGCTTCTTCAACTGACTATATTAACAGAATACGATTTCTTGAGGATCATGTAGATGCTTTTTAACtcaaatttgtatttgttttgatgtttgaatGCTATACATGATGAATAGTATTGGATATGCCGTATGTATGTATAAGTCAACGACCGAGTGCTACTTAgaactgaaattaaaaaaaatgcattgtaagTGTGACTGTCTATTTATAGACATGGAATACTTAAAGGAAATGTAAGACGGTTCTTTAGTGCTTACGTTGAGCTACGCCAATGCAAATACAGtaaaaccccgttggctcgaactcgcttgactcgaattcctcgttgactcgaactaaatgtaaaggaccgatttctttaaactgatggtaaacaatcccgcttggctcgaattttcgaagctcgaggtatttttcgccggtccctttgagttcgagccaacggggttagACTGTATTGTCACAAAATCTCTTTATAAGTTCTAATCCATTTTACTATGAGTTTTAATGTAGTTTCATCAAGTTTAGTGTTTGAGTGCCGTTATTATTAATCtagtttagttttaaattattaaggTCTTCAACTTATCCATCGTTTATTGCATGAAGATACATTTACACAAACTATGAATAAGAAAAACAGCGAAAAATAGGAAATTTGATAATAGAAATAAGCAAgtcaaacaaaacaagaacaataaaaCCAACCTAccttaaagcaaaatattcaatatcatataaattcACTGAAGATACTGATTCCTTTTTGATAACTGGCCAGAGCGTCCCGCGTTTATATTACTCGTTCAGCGACTAAGGccgcaagaaaaaaaaatagattatgGATAGAGATCGTGTGGTTGTGAAAGGAACTCTTTTAAAACGGCCAGTAGCACTCAATCGAACATATAAAATGAATCGCCTTAAATTATGcttaaagtaattaatattaacTATACTTCCGTATTTGGGGGATAGGCAATCTGATGCTATGAGTGTGTCTCTTTCATTCGGGTTCAAGTTTCATATCGCAAACATGGATATTCTTGAATAATTAAAGGCATTCTTTAGTTGTGCATAAAAGTAACACAAGTATAGATTTATTACAGGTATGTGAATTGCACCTTCCGGTATTTAGTGTATGGTTTGCATCTTAACAAAATACCAAATACGCTTAACAATCTCTAATTACTAGTGCATATAAGAATATTATATAGTCACTGGATACAATGTACCCTtagatttcataaaaaaacctgactcttatattttgaaatgcttGTCTGAACTTTTCAGTCTGATTTGAATGAGAGCCGAGTAAAAACAAACGATTGCAGAATGATCGGTATGTTACATCAATGTCAAGTTTTAGACTCCAGCCATACctcaaaatattgaatgttacAAAGTTCCGTAAGTCTATGTCTGAATTGCGGCTATCCTCACACAGATTAAGCATTGAAACAGGTAGATGGAATAAACCGCAATCAAAaccattatgcaccagtcaattgtacccccccccccatacacacacaggtccgggggtataccggggatagccggggaaatgggccgtgtttttaccttccaggtggcgcCGCAGTGCCGgtatatttatgtatactttATATTCCATGTAATTTGTATAGGTTTgttgtaattttcatttatttgtttgttaagaaTTACACAGTAACTGAATCAAGTGCTCTTATGAAGACCaagataaatattaattattactgCACCTCtctatatttgtataattatataaatgtatttattattataatttatttatatcattctttttgcataaattgtgtttattgtgttattgGTGCGTTTGTTGCCATTGTATATGAACATGTGTTGCCAAATGGGTCTATGACCGTACTCGCCTGAACCATTGTCAGCACACAGATCGCAGTGCCCTGTGACTAACACCGATGACAGGTAAGAAGCTTACTAGACTTTCAGACCACCAGCTCCGTTCACCATACTTGATCGCAATGCTCTAcgtcattcggagctcctcggccatttttatcgaaaacgaccttggatgtatgccggtatattagtagaagtagttcgtaatccttttaattatatcactaattaaatgtactgttttgtgcttgtatttattgatcgtaatttaaattgattgccagtgacgtgtagtattgcaaacataattccAAAAGATTCCAAGGagttaaaatattaagtttaactgctaaattatattactacgcgatctactacgcgatctacttgcagcggacttaaacaaaccgatttctgagtatgtaaaccgtccatatat
The DNA window shown above is from Mya arenaria isolate MELC-2E11 chromosome 6, ASM2691426v1 and carries:
- the LOC128238971 gene encoding natterin-4-like, with the protein product MAVWKSCSGGSIPPSAVRAGYEEDGRPLFVARAKMEDGTMTPGKAGCHLPGAHIPWGGKEIIVQNYQILVQPVNAIGHYEWKPCSGGHVPQNALSTDKGMYVARCHQEGGLVPCKVHVDHGCAYIPYGGGERSSSDYEVFYRVK